Proteins encoded together in one Leishmania infantum JPCM5 genome chromosome 4 window:
- a CDS encoding DNA topoisomerase type IB small subunit yields MQPVQSPPVAPPSVPVAAPKKTPIDISALKLKMSASVRATLAAAGVLGQCPRPIEAADEDALLKLKPMKTIVPSVKKVVAPVATTAPPPKVRRVESSSSSSSDSSSSSSDDDSSSDDSSGSDSSSYSSDDRSSSSAESVVSGEATLFHIAQSQGLVNKEVLAQEEEEVPTLVPPRPPVVRSFPNDIGKALERYRERLNREENIIRIKDDNKAVSLGTSKINYIDPRIICSWAKAQDVPINKIFSATIQKKFPWAMNAENFDF; encoded by the coding sequence ATGCAGCCTGTTCAAAGTCCTCCAGTAGCCCCGCCGTCGGTACCGGTCGCGGCGCCAAAGAAGACCCCGATTGATATATCTGCGCTGAAGCTCAAGATGTCGGCCAGCGTTCGAGCAACcctggctgctgctggtgtgcttGGCCAGTGCCCTCGGCCGATTGAGGCAGCTGACGAGGATGCGCTGCTTAAGCTGAAGCCGATGAAGACAATAGTGCCCTCCGTCAAGAAAGTTGTGGCGCCGGTTGCAACGACGGCTCCGCCGCCGAaggtgcgccgcgtcgagAGCAGTTCCAGCTCATCGTCCGATagctcgtcctcgtcctccgatGACGACTCCAGCAGTGATGACAGCTCCGGCTCGGACTCTTCGTCCTACTCCTCCGACGatcgctcctcctcgtcagctGAGTCAGTGGTGTCAGGGGAGGCAACGCTCTTCCACATTGCCCAGTCTCAAGGCCTGGTGAACAAGGAGGTCCTGGCacaggaagaggaggaagtcCCCACGCTGGTGCCTCCGCGTCCTCCGGTGGTGCGATCTTTCCCCAATGACATCGGCAAGGCTCTGGAACGCTACCGGGAACGACTCAACCGCGAGGAGAACATCATTCGCATCAAGGATGACAACAAGGCTGTGTCGCTCGGCACCAGTAAAATCAACTACATCGACCCCCGTATCATCTGCTCGTGGGCAAAGGCGCAAGACGTGCCGATCAACAAGATCTTCTCTGCAACCATCCAGAAGAAGTTCCCGTGGGCCATGAATGCCGAGAACTTCGATTTTTGA
- a CDS encoding putative exosome complex exonuclease RRP40, producing the protein MTQPGAVVAIGGGLRLLAQPAPTPTADGASQALTDVFLSEYCASLQRSSHHLHTHVPRYTVPTPASRRYIPRAGDPVLAIIARKVSQHYYYCYIGGSALAYMDALAFDGATKVSRPRLVEGDVVYCYVKPRAGSSYVGGVHRSVASEVFDTTGEVEVSCTAAEVGLPPKDWTSGEAAFGPLQGGRVLHLSLAYVRRLITPVGSSPDKASAQQRKHGHTEGEGGYGDEVPASYLLQLLGCRVPFEVAVGLNGLVWVRGLSSEADTTAAARRTVAVSSCISEAQYDVTRAEMEARVEVYFPS; encoded by the coding sequence ATGACGCAGCCCGGTGCCGTGGTGGCGATCGGAGGTGGTCTTCGGCTGCTTGCCCAGcccgcacccacacccaccgcTGATGGCGCATCGCAAGCGCTCACGGACGTCTTCCTTTCTGAGTACTGTGCCTCCCttcagcgcagcagccatcatctgcacacacacgttccCCGGTACACAGTGCCAACGCCGGCGAGTAGACGATACATCCCCCGCGCCGGCGATCCGGTGCTTGCCATTATTGCCCGCAAAGTGAGCCAGCACTACTACTACTGCTACATTGGCGGCTCCGCCCTGGCCTACATGGACGCCTTGGCCTTCGACGGCGCCACGAAGGTGAGCCGACCGCGGCTGGTGGAGGGCGATGTTGTGTACTGCTACGTGAAGCCTCGCGCAGGCTCGAGCTACGTCGGCGGTGTACATCGGTCGGTGGCCAGCGAGGTATTTGACACGACTGGCGAAGTGGAGGTGagctgcacagcggcagaAGTCGGGCTGCCGCCTAAGGACTGGACATCCGGGGAGGCCGCCTTCGGCCCGTTGCAGGGCGGTCGCGTTCTGCACCTCTCGCTGGCGTACGTGCGTCGTCTGATCACGCCCGTGGGCTCATCCCCAGATAAGGCATcagcacagcagcgaaaGCATGGTCACACGGAAGGCGAGGGCGGTTATGGCGATGAAGTGCCCGCCTCGTacctccttcagctgctggGGTGCAGAGTACCCTTCGAGGTGGCTGTCGGCCTCAACGGGCTCGTGTGGGTGCGGGGGCTCTCTAGCGAGGCTGAcaccacggctgctgcccggCGCACTGTCGCCGTAAGCTCGTGCATCTCCGAGGCGCAGTACGACGTCACTCGCGCCGAGATGGAGGCCCGCGTCGAGGTTTACTTTCCCTCCTGA
- a CDS encoding surface antigen-like protein — MRCREILIAVLAVTCVALSPAVAYTTSQCREVSRCDVDGTLVYAFSGECVCCPEMPTGDILPVQCVPSTAHCPSVPSCRACDTTAGMCDACMTGYVLEPTNICNECLASMCDVCQSSSEGKRCKLCSVGYYWVSGGECHAVSNSQASESNMQCRVAFCSTCASTTASTCAKCNDGYAKDSNGFCVSDCNVQQCDMCYTGNSADCQLCSAGNTWSATGCSAGASGCRVGHCTTCVAGDNTNCATCESGYTLTAGYCLPQQLCADANCASCPSDAGTCTQCANGYGLVDGACVRCQVPNCFSCDSDANKCAQCAPNYYLTPLLTCSPVACNIEHCMQCDPQTPSRCQECVAPYVVDSYDGLCRLSDACSVPNCKKCETETSRLCAECDTGYTLTADATSCSSPTTQPCDVEHCNTCVNGDSTRCAYCNTGYYVSDGKCKTMQGCYVSNCAQCMLLDSTKCSTCMKGYLLTSSYGCVSQKVINGVAAPYSLWVAAAVLLASVVTHIA; from the coding sequence ATGCGCTGCCGAGAAATACTGATTGCCGTGCTCGCGGTGACCTGCGTGGCACTGTCACCGGCTGTGGCCTACACCACCAGCCAATGCCGCGAAGTGTCGCGGTGCGACGTTGACGGCACCCTCGTGTACGCCTTCTCTGGCGAGTGCGTATGCTGTCCGGAGATGCCGACCGGCGATATCCTTCCAGTGCAGTGCGTTCCCTCGACCGCGCACTGCCCTAGCGTGCCCAGCTGCAGAGCGtgcgacaccaccgccgggATGTGTGACGCGTGTATGACCGGCTACGTACTCGAGCCTACCAACATCTGCAACGAGTGCTTGGCCTCGATGTGCGACGTCTGTCAGTCGAGCTCCGAAGGCAAGCGCTGCAAGCTGTGCTCAGTAGGCTATTACTGGGTGAGTGGCGGTGAGTGCCACGCCGTATCCAATAGCCAGGCCTCAGAAAGCAACATGCAATGCCGGGTCGCTTTCTGCAGCACTTGTGCCAGCACTACCGCAAGCACCTGCGCCAAGTGCAACGACGGTTATGCAAAGGATAGCAACGGGTTCTGTGTCAGCGACTGCAACGTCCAGCAGTGCGATATGTGCTACACGGGTAACTCCGCCGACTGCCAGTTGTGCTCTGCAGGGAACACGTGGAGTGCGACAGGCTGCTCAGCTGGTGCAAGCGGTTGTCGTGTCGGCCATTGCACCACCTGTGTGGCCGGCGACAACACCAACTGCGCTACATGCGAATCGGGATACACCCTCACCGCCGGCTACTGCTTGCCCCAGCAACtctgcgccgacgccaacTGCGCCAGCTGCCCCAGCGACGCGGGCACGTGCACTCAGTGCGCGAACGGCTACGGTCTCGTGGACGGCGCCTGTGTGAGGTGCCAGGTGCCCAACTGCTtcagctgcgacagcgacgcgaaTAAGTGCGCACAATGTGCGCCGAACTACTACCTCACCCCGCTCTTGACCTGCTCCCCGGTGGCCTGCAACATCGAGCACTGCATGCAGTGCGATCCAcagacgccgtcgcgctgccaGGAGTGCGTGGCCCCCTACGTGGTCGACAGCTATGACGGCCTCTGCAGgctctccgacgcctgcTCCGTGCCCAACTGCAAGAAGTGCGAGACCGAAACCTCCAGGCTCTGCGCCGAGTGCGACACCGGCTACACTctcaccgccgacgcgacgagctgcagcagtccGACCACGCAGCCGTGCGATGTGGAGCACTGCAACACGTGTGTGAACGGCGACAGCACCCGCTGTGCCTACTGCAACACCGGCTACTACGTCTCCGATGGCAAGTGCAAGACCATGCAGGGCTGCTACGTTTCCAACTGCGCACAGTGCATGCTGCTTGACAGCACCAAGTGCTCCACGTGCATGAAAGGATACCTGCTCACGTCGTCCTACGGTTGCGTCTCGCAGAAAGTCATCAACGGCGTGGCCGCGCCCTACTCTCTGtgggtggccgccgccgtgctccTCGCCTCTGTTGTCACGCACATAGCAtag